CCCTCATCTTCTTCGGCAAGCTCTGGATGCTCACCCTCTTCGCCGCCATCATCGCCGAGCTGGCCGCCTACGAATACCTCCAGCTCGCAGCCATCGGCGCTGAGACCAACGGCGCCAAGCTCCGCATCCCGTTTTGGTGGATGGCCATCGCCACCGCGCTCGCCTTCATCGTCACGCTGCCCAACTTCCCCGTCGAAGATCAGCTCCCCGTCCTCAGCGCGCTCACACTCGTTCTCTTCCTGTGGAATGGCTTCCGCGCTCCACTCAATCAGGTCCTGCCCGACACCGCACAAGGACTCTTCGGCCTCATCTACATCGCCTATCCACTCACGCTCATCCCGCTGCTCTGGAGCAAGGAGAACGGTCCCACACTCGTCCTCTTCCTCATGCTCTGCGTCTGGGTCGGCGACACCGCCGCACTCTACGTTGGCCGCGCCTTCGGCAAGCGCAAACTCGCCCCGCGCCTTAGCCCCGGCAAAACCTGGGCCGGCTCCCTCGCTTCCATCGCCGGCAGCGTCCTCATCGCCTTCGCACTCGCCGAAGCCGCCAGCGCACTCAACGCCCACGGCAGCGTCGTACTGCACATCTCCGAGCCACTCTGGCAGACACTCGTTCTCGCCGCCATCCTCAATATCGCCGCCCAACTCGGCGACCTGCTCGAATCAGCCATCAAGCGCGGAGCAGGCGTCAAAGACTCCGGCACCATGCTTCCCGGCCACGGAGGCATCCTCGACCGCATCGACGCCCTCCTCGTCGCCGCCCCAGTCCTCTGGTTCGCCCTGCTTCTCAAGGACTACTTCGGCCTCGGCCGCTTCTAATTCCGCAGTTTAAGTTTCTGTCGCCATTCAAAGAGTGCGAATCCGAAACCCGCTCTATCCGGAACGCGTCCAACCCAGCATGAGCGCCCAAACCCGCCGCGCCTTCCTCAGCTCCGCCATCGCCACCGCAGCAGCCATCGCGCTCAAGCCCACCCTCAACGCCAGCCCTCAGCGCGACGAGTTCCACGGCCCACCCTGGCGCCAGCCGGTCGCGTCGTCGAAAACCATCACCGTCGCCAACGCGACCATCCACATCGACCTCGCCCCCGGGACGTTCAACCTTCCCGAAGACGCCATCATCCGCTGGATCACCCGCGCAGCCCAGGCCGTCACCACCTACTACGGACGCTTCCCCGTTCCCTCCGCCCGCATCTACGTCCAGTCCACCCCCGGCAGCGGAGTCTTCGGCGGCACCACCTGGGGCAACGTCGGAGGCTCGCCCGCCTTCACCCGCATTCACGTCGGGCAAAACACCACACAAGCCGACCTCGACACCGACTGGATGATGACCCACGAGATCGTCCACTACGCCCTGCCCTCGCTGCCCGACGAAAACCACTGGCTCGAAGAAGGCATCGCCGTCTACGTCGAGCCCATCGCCCGCGTCCAGTCCGGCCAGCTCGCCGAAGCCGGCGTCTGGCACGACATGATCGAGAACATGCCGAAAGGTCAGCCCCGCGACGGCGACCTCGGCCTCGACAACACCCACACCTGGGGCCGCACCTACTGGGGCGGAGCCGGTTTCTGCCTCCTCGCCGACGTCACCCTCCGC
This is a stretch of genomic DNA from Edaphobacter acidisoli. It encodes these proteins:
- a CDS encoding phosphatidate cytidylyltransferase, with the protein product MKRVITAVILITAVLALIFFGKLWMLTLFAAIIAELAAYEYLQLAAIGAETNGAKLRIPFWWMAIATALAFIVTLPNFPVEDQLPVLSALTLVLFLWNGFRAPLNQVLPDTAQGLFGLIYIAYPLTLIPLLWSKENGPTLVLFLMLCVWVGDTAALYVGRAFGKRKLAPRLSPGKTWAGSLASIAGSVLIAFALAEAASALNAHGSVVLHISEPLWQTLVLAAILNIAAQLGDLLESAIKRGAGVKDSGTMLPGHGGILDRIDALLVAAPVLWFALLLKDYFGLGRF